DNA from Deltaproteobacteria bacterium:
ATAAGCTTCCAGCGCTCGCATTTGATCACGCCGAAATTATAGCGATGGCTCACAAGCGCTTGCGCGGAAAAATTCGCTACGAGCCAGTCGGTTTTGAGTTGTTGCCGAAACTCTTCACTTTGACACAGCTGCAGGACATTTATGAAACGATCTTGGGTGAGCAAATCGATAAGAGAAATTTTCGGAAGAAAATTTTAAGCTTTGAAATCATAAAAGAAACCGACAGGAAATTGGAATCTGTCCCGTATCGCGCCCCCGCTTTGTATCGGTTTGAAGTAACGAAGTATCGAAAGCTAGTTCGCGATGGATTTAGATTTGAACTTTAGCCGTAAGATTTAAATAGGAGGCAAATGTGAAAGCCCTAATTCTGGTCGATCTACAAAATGACTTTCTACCTGGTGGTGCCCTCGCTGTAACTGCGGGTGATGAAGTGTTGCCAATCGCCAACAAAATGATGAATGCAGGGTTTCAGCACGTCGTTGCCACGCAGGATTGGCATCCTGCAAACCATGGAAGTTTCGCTTCCAATAACCCGGGAGCGAAAGTCGGCTCGATGGGTAAGCTTTCGGGGCTCGATCAGGTCATGTGGCCAAATCACTGTGTTCAAGGCACTCGCGGTGCGGAGTTCGCCTCGAAACTTGATGCCCGAAAGATCACGAAGATCTTCCAAAAAGGAAGCGATCCGACCGTCGATAGCTATAGCGGTTTCTTTGATAATGGAAAGAGAAACTCAACTGGTTTATCGCCTTACTTAAAGTCGATGGGAGTAAAGGAAGTCGTCGTCATGGGGCTTGCGACTGATTACTGCGTGAAGTTTACCGCGCTCGATGCGGTGACCGAAGGTTTTAAAGTTACTTTTTTGGAAGACGGCTCGCGAGCCGTGAATATACATCCCGAAGATGAAGCGAAGGCGATTCAAGAAATGAAGACGGCTGGAATTACGATTTCATCTAGCGAAAAGTATCTGGCGTACACCGGAGGAACAAAGTGATGAAAAAGGTGGGGGTCTTCATCGGTCGCTTTCAGCCGCTTCATGTAGGCCATTTGGAAACTATCGAACGCGCCCTCACCGAAGTAGATGAGCTCGTAATTATCATCGGCTCGGCTCGCACAGCGAGAAACTTGCGAAATCCATTTACGGCCGATGAGCGGCGCGAAATGATCGAAAGTGCACTGCCAGAGGAAAAGCGGTCTCGGGTTCGATTTGAATTTGTTCGCGACTATTTCTATAACACCGCCGCATGGGTCGCAGAAGTGAGAGACAAAGCAACGAGCGGAATGATCTTTAAGATCTCGAGTGTGAATCCAGTTCAGGTGACGTTGTATGGGATTTCAAAAGACGCGACGTCGGCCTATCTGAGCTGGTTCCCTGACTGGTCGGCCGATCGGATGAGATTGGCTGATCAATCCGGGACCCAAGGGCGTGGACTTTTTAACGCAACTGAGCTGCGCGAAAGTTTTTTGCGTGATGTCGGCGCACTACGGACTGAACAAGCAAAGCGCCAATTGCCGCCGGTGATCGCTGAATGGCTTAAAAAGTTTTCTGAACTTCCGGTCTATGGCGACTTGCATTCCGAGCAAATTGCCATTGATGCTCATCGGAAATCTTGGGCGAGCGCGCCTTTTCCGCCAGTTTTCGTGACGACTGATGCGGTCGTTATTCAAGCTGGCCATATAGTCATGATCCAAAGAAAAAAAGCACCCGGCCGAGGGCAGTGGGCCATTCCAGGTGGGTTTCTCGACCCGCACGAATCGCTCGAGGACTGTGCCATTCGTGAACTTCACGAGGAAACTCAGTTTGATCTGTCGATCGAAGAACTTCGAAAGGCGTTGGTCACGGTTCGTACATTTGACCATCCGTTGAGATCGACCAGAGGAAGAACTATCACTCATGCGCATTTGTTTCGCTTGCCAGGCGATCGAGTAGCAAAAATTCAAGCCAGTGACGATGCTGCGGCCGCCAAGTGGGTGCCACTCTTGGATGTCGGTAAAATGGAAGAGCAGTGCTTCGAAGATCACTTTCACATTATTCATGCGATGATGAATGCTGCGCCCAGAAACTAGCAATTGGGCCCTAGCAATTGGGACAGAGACCCGAGAATTCGAGGCGGTGAGTGAGGCCGTGATAGCCGCGCTTTTTAAGCAAAGTTTCGGTTGGCGCTAAAGAGCAAGCTTCCAATGTTTCTGTTTTTCCGCACGAACGACAGATGAAGTAATGGTGATGGTGGGCTTGATCTTTTGATCCAACCTCATAGATGGCCGTTTCGCCGCCAAGGTCGACCCGGGAAATGAGACCGATTTCATTGAAGTACGAGAGGTTTCGATAGATCGTCGCTAAGTCCGGCTTTGACGTGGCCGTGCCTGCGCTTACAAGCTGTTGCAGTCCTTCGGCAGAAAATGGTTTTTTGGCTTTCAAGGCCGCCTCTAAAAGAAGTTTGCGTGGCTCTGTTAGGCGTGCACCATCCCTTTTCAGCGATTCGGCTAGCCGCTTAAAAGCTTCTTCATTGGAAAGACGGTGGCTGCAGTTCATGCCGACACTCTATGCTAATCGTCGAGCACCGGCAATTGACTGGTAGACAATTCAGAGTTGTCAGAATTATGAACATCAGTATGACAAACGAAAGAATGGCTCCCGGCACTCTTGCCACTGGAGCGTACGAGGGTATTCCAGAGATTCAACCATGCCAGCTTCAGGCCCTTATCTCGTCGCCAAATTGGGCGAGCGCGAAAGTGCGCCTTTTAGATGTTCGCATGCCAGATGAGTTCACAGGCGAATTGGGGCATATTCCCGATTCCGATCTGGTCACCCTTGGCCCCGGTTTGCAGCAGTTTCTGGATGACGGGGATCGCAAGACCCCCATCGTTTTTATCTGTCGAAGCGGCGCCCGCTCGGGGCAGGCCGCTGGATATGCAGTAGATATTGGCTATGAAAATGTAGCCAATCTCCAGGGTGGAATGATTCAGTGGAATAGGGAAGGGCTGCCCGTCGTTCGCGAGTAAAGTCAGCCCGTTTCGTGGCTTTAAAGATAAAGCTTTCGTTTAGGGGTCGCAGGGAATCGACGCAATGATCGCGCCATCTTTGGCAATCGTTGCCAGATTGCCGTCAATGCGAGCGAAATACTTTTCTCCGTCTAACGTCACGACTTCGTCACAGCGTAGGCTGAGGTCGCTAGTGTCTTCCTCGGCCACGCAAATTCCCGTCGCAGATTTTGTCGACGTTTCCCCTGTAGGAAGACTCAATTCTACACGTGCGACAGTGTTGTCACCAGTGAAGTGGGCGGTCAGTTGGCTGTCTTGAAGATTGCGATCAACGCACATCACATCCAACGCGGAGGCACTTTGGCTGAATAGACCAACGACCGCAGCAATCACGAATTTCAACATAATTGAAATCTCCTCGGTTTAAGGCACTTCGAAAAACAGAACGAAGCCTCATTTATCTAGGGAAAAAAAATGCCGAAGGCAAATCACCTTCGGCCACAAAATCAAAAAAAGTTTTAAATTTTCGATCTACCAACCGCCGCGAGCTGCTCCGCCGCCGCGTGGACCACGAGGTCCTCCGCCGCCGCGACCTTGCTCCATTGGCTTTGCTTCAGCCACTTTTAAGTTCCGCCCGTCAAGCTCTTGGCCATCCATGCCCGCGACTGCTTTTTGTGCGTCATCATCCGAAGCCATTTCGACGAATCCAAAACCTTTGCTCCGGCCAGTTTCTCGATCCATGATCACTCGCGCGCTCTCAACAGTTCCAAATGCCGCGAATGCACCGTTCAGACTTTCGTCTGTGGTCGAGTACGATAAATTACCTACGTAAAGCTTCTTGCCCACGAAAACCTCCATTAAGGACCTTCACATATTATTAACACTTCTATTCGGGAGATGAAAGAGAAGGAATGCTGAGATATTGTTTAAGTAATGTTTAGGCACCGAGCTTCCGAAGAAATCGATTTAAAGACACTTATAGATTGGTTCTTACTGTCATTTTTAGCTGGCAATATTAACACGGGCGGCTATCTCGCGTGTCAAAGGTTCGTGTCACACGTGACGGGCTTTGCCACGCTGGCGGGAGTCGATGCCGCGGTTGAACTGTGGTGGGAAGCTCTCGGGATCCTCACTGTGCCGGCGTTCTTTTTATTAGGAGTCTTAATTTCGGCTTATTATGTCGATCGGCGCGTCCACGAAGGAAAAAAGCCGCGATACGCATTGGTCATGGGTTTCGCCACGCTTTGCCTCGTTCTTGCCGGTGGTGGTGGAGTCGCAGGTCTTTGGGGTGACTTCGGGCATGAACTCGAAATCACAAGAGACTATGCGTTTTTGGCTTTGCTCTGTATGGCCAGCGGATTACAAAACGCTGCTCTAAGTTCCTCGAGCGGTTCAACTTTGAGGACTACACATTTGACCGGAACGACGACCGATTTGGGCATCGGCCTTATGCGCTGGGCAACTTTGTCAGAAAAAGACACTCGGCGCGGAAGTGAAATGAAGGGAAATTTTCTTCGCATCGGTTTGATTTTTTCTTTCATGGTCGGCTCTGGGATCGGTGCAGTTCTGTTTATTCGCTACCAGTATTGGGGCTTTTCTCTGCCAATCGCGATTGCCGGCTATGCGACTTACAAAGCAAATCGGCGAGCTGCCGGGGACCAGTTAGCTTCCAATGTTTAACCGTCGTTTTAAATTAAAAAAAGCGCTTCAGATTTCTCCGAAGCGCTTTCTACTCATAGACTGAACTAAGTTTGGCCAACGGCCTAAGGTGTCGTCTGGATATCGAGCAATTTTGCTGCAACGATATCTGGATTCGTCACATCCTCACCTCGGCAAAGTTCGTCTTTGCACTGGTAAGATACGTTGCAGGAACCACGCTTGATAAAGTCTGTTTCGCCGCGAACTAGGACTCCTGCCACTTCATTTGTCGTTACGTTAAACACGGCAGATCCAGAGTTTCCACCGTAGGTATCAAGATTGGCCACGAAGAAGCCAGTGGAATTGCGACGAACCTTTGCGCCACCTGCGATTTTTGCGGGAAGACCGACTGGGTGTCCAATGACGACAACCGAGTCGCCAACCTTAGGAGCAGCGTTAGCAAAACGAACGGGCGTCCGGCCAACTACTGGTCGATCCAATTCGACGAGAGCAAAGTCTGCACCGTTTCCATCCATTTCTTCGTGAAGCACTTTCTTGCAGCCATAAGTGTCGTCGATTTTCACAGTGTGTGGATCGCGACCTTTCGAATCGATGGAGAAATCAAAAACGAATCGCGCGTCTTTGCAGAAGTCAGCGTCTTGAACGCAGTGACCTGCTGTCGCGATGATGTTATCGGCCACTAAAAATCCAGAGCAGTATGCGGGCGCAAGCTGATCGTAGAACTTCTCTGTTTTGCAGAGGTTATTCGACTCGCCATACTTCGAACCTGTGATCTGATTGATGGTCGGGCCGGTTGCGCGGAGAGAGTTCACAGACATGATGGCTACGACGGACCGAGCAAGATCGCGACGGCTGGCGTCGAGCTCTTCAAAAACTTCCAAACGGTTGTCTGCGCCGTAAATGACCAGTGGATGCATCGATGCAGCAAATCCATTTTGCGGCATAGAAACAATCGCGGTCAGCAGCAGTCCGAGGGCGGAAGTACCTTTCAGTAAACTACTAAATTTGCCTTTTAACGATTTCGACATGAAGCCTCTCCTTGGTCAGTCGTGAGTGGAACCAAATTGGAACCACTCATAGGCTAAAAATACTACACGGTGATTGCCAAGACCTAAGCCGAGAATTTCATCAGATAGCGCGGTGCATTTTTTTACCAAATCGAACCAGCGTGAAATGGCGGCAACCGGTGGGCGGAACACTGGCAGACCGAAACCCAAGTTATGCCCTTAAAATGGAAAAGCCGGGCTTTCGGGCCCGGCCAATGAAGTCCTGCGAATGAAGCGAAGTTCAACGATTGAAACAGAGGCGGCGGTTCCTCTGAAAACTGCGTTTTCTAGGCTTTCGGTTCGCGCAGAGCGCGGCGAAGAATTTTACCGACATTTGTTTTTGGAAGTTCCGTTCGAAACTCGACGGCTTTCGGAACTTTATAGCCGGCAAGCCCTGTGCGACAGTGCTCGATGACTTGCTCGGCAGTTAGGCTCGGATCTTTTTTGACGACAAAGATCTTTACGACTTCGCCAGACTTTTCATCTGCGATCCCAATCGCTGCAACTTCAAGAACCCCTGCGTGCGTTGCCACTACATCTTCCACTTCGTTTGGATAGACGTTGAAGCCCGAAACCAGAATCATATCTTTTTTGCGGTCGACAATTTTACTAAAGCCGTCCGCATCCATGAAGCCGATATCCCCTGATTTGAACCAGCCGTCAGCCGTCATAACATTGGCAGTTTCATCAGGACGTTGCCAGTAACCTTTCATGACCTGTGGGCCTTTGATGCAAATTTCGCCGGTTTCCCCGATGGCGACATCCTTTCCATCATCGTCGATCATCTTTATTAAAGTAGAGGGAAGCGGAAGTCCGATCGTCCCTGTGCGGTCTGTGCCGTCGATTGGGTTGCAGCTCGCCACCGGTGAAGTCTCAGTGAGCCCGTAACCTTCGACGATCGTGCAACCAGTGACTTCCTTCCAGCGAACCGCGACCGCTTTTTGAAGTGCCATCGCACCAGCCACAGCTAGTTTATAGGTAGAAAAATCAAGTTTTTGAAATTCGGCGTTATTCAAAAGTGCATTGTAAAGCGTGTTGACGCCAGTGAAGACCGTGATTGGATGCTTTTTAAGTTCTTTCACGAACGCAGGAATATCGCGTGGATTCGTGATCAAAATGTTGTGACCGCCGTATTTGGCTATGGCCAGTGCATTCACCGTGAAGGCAAAGATGTGGTACAGTGGCAGTGCGCAGACGACGACTTCTTCTCCTTCTTTCAGCTTTGGAAGCATCCAATACCGAATTTGTTCCATGTTAGAGACGACGTTTCTGTGGGTTAGCATCGCACCTTTCGAAACGCCCGTGGTTCCGCCGGTGTATTGTAAAAAGGCGACCTCGTCGAGCTCCATGGGTACGCGCGAGCAAGTGAGCTTGGCACCGCGTTCAAGCGTATCGTTAAATGAAATCGCATCCGGCAGAGAGAAGTCCGGTACCATTTTTTTAACATGCTTCACGACAGTGTTGACGACCAGGCTCTTTGGGAATCCCAATAGATCCCCAAGTTCCGTCACGATCACGTGTTGAATTTTTGTTTCGTGTAGGACCTTTTGTAGGTTGTGGGCAAAATTCGCCAGGATGATGACGGCCGTGCAGCCGGCGTCATTGAACTGGTGCTTCATTTCGCGTTCGGTGTAGAGCGGATTAGTATTGACGATAACAAGACCGGCTTTGATCGCGCCGAAGAGGGCAATCGGATACTGTAGGATATTGGGCATTTGAATTGCGATTCGGTCGCCCTTTTTTAGTTTCAATTCGTTTTGTAAAAAAGCAGCAAAGCTTTCGGCCTTCCGGTTAAGTTCGCTGAAGGTTAGCGTTTTGCCCATGCAGGTAAATGCCGGCTTTGTTGGGAAGCGACCGACTGTTTCTTCGAAAACATCAAGCGTTGATCGGTACTGATTAACGGTGGCCTCAACAGTGGCGCCCACTCCTTTAGGATATCGAGCTGTCCAAAATGCGCGATCTGTGCTCGCTGTCGTCTGAGCCATCGTTCCTCCTCTAAAACCAAACATGATTAATGGATAACTATAGAGCCTTTGTCCTAAACTATACAAACCTGTTGCTCTGTGTCGATCGGTTCAATTGTCGAAAGGTCGTTGGGGCGCGGCCTGATTTTCTGCAGGTGAAGCGTGCAAAAGGCACTTCGAACGACTTGCAAAAGCTTCGTGTGGAACGCCCCACGCATAGGAATATTCGATGGCCCCGTCGTGTCGCACGCAAAGCGCGATTTCCTGACGGAATCGACTTTCGTCATCGGGCTCTCCAAGTCGAAAGACGGCTTTGGTCGAATACGAACCGTCTGCGAGATCTTCGATCAAGCGGTGGGGCAGTACACCTGGAGTATTGCTGGACACTGTCCATAGGCCAAGTCCGCCTACGAGTAAATCCTCGGTGACCCAAGTCGACTCCTCGTGAAAGGCCTGATCGTCGTCGGTCGCGCGGAACTTCAGTTCGACCAACTGGGAATCCAGTGAGGCGTGAATTGCAAGTTCGCCTTTGAACTGTTCGCCGAGATGGTTGATGCCGCGACCTTCATATCTACCGGTAGCAGCTGCGAGACGATTTAAGAGAGGGGCATGTTTTAAGTCCATGGCACCACTGATGCCCTGAACAGGAAGCCATGGTCAAGACCTAGTCGACTGTGACCGTAGGTGCCGACGGTTTGGGAATGAATTTGAGGGCGTTTGTTGCATTGGCAACTGAGCCAGTTTTGACGGCTCCTGAGAGGGATGGAACTTTTGTTCCTGTGTTTAAAACTGCGGCGCGAACTTCAGCAGCTGAAAATTCAGGATTGTGGGCTTTTATGAGGGCGACCAAGCCGGCCACATGCGGTGCGGCCATGCTGGTACCGTTCAAAGTGTCATTTCCCGATGTGCCTGCCTGATAGCGGACCATTGTGAGTGCAGTGATTCGAATGCCGGCCGATTGGCTGCCGTCGTCAAGACTGTCGAGTTCAAATCCAAACGAACATGGACTCAAGCTGCAGTTAGTAATGTCGACGGTGCCCGTAGTGCCCGTAGTCGTGCCGCTAAAGACTCCCATAAAATCACCGTCGATGGCAGTCGATGGATTAACGCCACTTCTTGGCGCTGACACGAAATAAAAGGCGTCGCTTGAATGAATCGTACCAAGCAAGCTGATCACAGCCGTCGCCTTTCGCGTGGTGGTGAAGTCAAAGCTTCGGTAGGCATGATTTCTGACATTCCGGCCATAAGTCGCCGCCAGGCCGTCGTAGTTAGCTGGTGATTGCAGGTAAACCGTGGGCGTAGAGGAGTGGCCAAAGTCAGTTGAATCAAAGCTCCAATTGCCCGATGTCAGTGGAACCGTTTCTTCAACGATCGGACCCATCGCTGAGCTAACGATGTTTGTTCCTGGTGCCGCGATGTGTACGAACGTCGACGAGTAGTTAGAAAAACTCGCGCGATTGTACCGTTGATCCACGGCCCCGACACATATCAAATTCTCGGACGTGAAACTGCAGGGATAGGTTGGGGAGTTGGCAACATTGACGTTGCTATTACCAGCGGCAACGACAATTACCACGCCGGCATCGCTAGCAGCTTCGATCGAATCGCGAAAGGCAAGATCTAGCGAGCCTCCACCGCCAAGAGACATGTTGATGACGTCGGCACCCTGTGCAACAGCGTAGTTTACGCCGAGGATGATTCCAGAGGTGGTGCCACTTCCGGATTCATCTAGAACTTTGACCGCCATGAGCTTTGTTCGCCAGCAAACTCCCGTGGTACCAATCGAGTTGTTCCCGCGCGCGCCAATTGTACCAGCGACGTGTGTTCCGTGTCCTTCGTCGTCCGTTGGATCGTTATCCATGTTTATAAAATCATAGCCATTGTTTCCAGATCCATCCTCCCAGAGGTTCTCGACGAGATCCCCATGCTGGAGGTTGATCCCAGTATCGACGACAGCCACCACGACGCCCGAGCAATCAGTCGTTTTGGACCATGCAGCTTCGAGCCCCATGTCGCGGCCGCTGGTCCCGGGGTTCCCTGTGCTGTAGGGACTATGCAAGGCGTGTTGCTTGGAAATTGTTTGCGAGGAATTTTTCAATCCCCAAAGCAGTCCATAGTTTTCGTCGTTAGGAACAGCTGACTTTTTATAAATGTAGTCGGGCTGAACCCATTCAAACTCAGAACTCGATTTCAGTTTTTCAATGGCAGTTGCAACCGACTCGGATCGCGTGTCGATCGTAATCGCGAGAGTTTGTCCATCGCTGTCAAGCTTTTGGACGCCACCGTCCGGCGCCAAAGCTTTTAACGAAACGCCTGAACTCTCGAACGATGAAGTTTTGAAAGTTCGATTCCTTGTTTTTACCAGAACTCGATCCGAGACAAATTCCTGAGGGTGGGACCGATCCCGAAGGCGAAATGTGAATTTCGATTCGTCGGTGATAGCGTTTTCACTGGCGATCAGAGTGGCGAGCAAAAAGCCAAGCATCGAAGAAAGCAGGCTGACACGGCTATGCCTTTTCATTGCGGCACCGTGAAGTTGGCGATCGTTGAAAGTTCGGAAGTGGATTCTATACTGTAGGCTTTCACAGCAATATTATATGTACCTGGCGCCAATTGCGTGACCGTAGATGTGACGTGCGTGCCGTTCCCTGGATTTGCGACCTGAACTGGAGTCGTTGACGCAATTGCGACAGATGTTTTTGCGATATAAACAAGATACCCACCACCAGTTTCGCCGACCTGGCTTGCAGTGCTTGCGTCCCAAGAAACGGTGACAGCGCGAGCAGGCAGCCCGCTTGAATCGGACTCAGTGGCCTGTTTGCCCTTGTCTTCACAGGCAGTGGCCGTGAAGATCATTGCGATTAGAATAAAGCTTTTATACTGCCCATCACCCACGATTTCTTATCGGAATTCAACGCGGATATTAAAGGGAGGTGGTTGAAAGTGCCTCAGTTCGAATCGGTTTCGCATTTTTCGGTGGATTCTCTTGCATTGCAGACAATGTAGATTCAATCGACGCTGGAGCACGCCAATGGGTCCCAGTGGCCGAATCCTTTTTCAAAGGCAGCAAACTGAACGCGAGTATTCCTATCGCGACTATGTTCACCGCGGCCGTGGTTCGCCAAATTCCGTCTTTAAGCATTTGCCTCACCGCTCGGAAGCGCGTCAGGTCGGCAGTTTGTTTTATAAGGGAATGCTGGTTTTGCTGAAGCCGTTGAAGAAGGGCTTCGCGTTCGAGGACCGTGGGATGTGCAGCATGTGCATTCATCCAATTTCCAGCGGGCTTTCGATCGACGAGTTCGCCACTTGCGATCGTCGCCTTCGTAAGGGCTGATACAAGATCATGGACCGACGAATTCAAGCGAGTGATTGCGAACTCATCAGCTTGAATCTCCTGCTCTCGAACTAGTCGGCTCATAATTAACGGATGGATGAGCAGATAGAATATGACGATCGCGGCGGGAGTGTAGATCATTCCGTGCGAAAGCTCCATGTACATACTGGCTATCAAGAGGGGCGTCACCCCCGCGATTCCGATTGCTAAGTGAGCCACCATGCGAACTGGAATATGCATCAAAAAACCGTGCGCGAGTTCGTGATGTATGATCGCTTCGGTCTCTTTTTGCGTTAAGCCCAATTGGTCGCTCTGGCTTATCAGTACGATCTGCCGTAAAGGACCCGGGGCACGATTTGCGCCGGCGATGAGGGCATTGAAGTTTCGTATGCTATCTAGCTTCAATATTCGAACTTGTGGAGAGTTAAGACCAAGCCTTTTGAAGGCGTCTTTTACGACGGCCTCGGTGCGGAGTTCGCTTTCGGTGCTTGGTCTATCAGAAGGAAACATGATGCGAACCATGATCGGTGCGATTAATATTTGCATGAAAATTAACACGCTCATGAATTCGATGACGTGAAAGAGAAAGCCAATGTCCCCACTAAGTGGAATCAAGGCTTGCCGAAAAGCAGTGATGACAGTGGCCGCAGCGAAACTAAAAATCATTGCAAAGAAAATACCCATGAACGTCTTTGCAGCCAGGGTATTTACCTTTGCGGACT
Protein-coding regions in this window:
- a CDS encoding M48 family metalloprotease, with the protein product MLRTPASMNFESIRHIQTEHWAIIAGFALLVLTFGSAAYIGARRLQMAKIWARKLLERGGRSENEILHAVGQMMFPIRMWLGAVLVFTYLALPALKSFTFDTIATTSCLLMLIYFFVHLSREQKLIFEIRKIDPKSAKVNTLAAKTFMGIFFAMIFSFAAATVITAFRQALIPLSGDIGFLFHVIEFMSVLIFMQILIAPIMVRIMFPSDRPSTESELRTEAVVKDAFKRLGLNSPQVRILKLDSIRNFNALIAGANRAPGPLRQIVLISQSDQLGLTQKETEAIIHHELAHGFLMHIPVRMVAHLAIGIAGVTPLLIASMYMELSHGMIYTPAAIVIFYLLIHPLIMSRLVREQEIQADEFAITRLNSSVHDLVSALTKATIASGELVDRKPAGNWMNAHAAHPTVLEREALLQRLQQNQHSLIKQTADLTRFRAVRQMLKDGIWRTTAAVNIVAIGILAFSLLPLKKDSATGTHWRAPASIESTLSAMQENPPKNAKPIRTEALSTTSL
- a CDS encoding rhodanese-like domain-containing protein; this translates as MNISMTNERMAPGTLATGAYEGIPEIQPCQLQALISSPNWASAKVRLLDVRMPDEFTGELGHIPDSDLVTLGPGLQQFLDDGDRKTPIVFICRSGARSGQAAGYAVDIGYENVANLQGGMIQWNREGLPVVRE
- a CDS encoding transcriptional repressor, producing the protein MNCSHRLSNEEAFKRLAESLKRDGARLTEPRKLLLEAALKAKKPFSAEGLQQLVSAGTATSKPDLATIYRNLSYFNEIGLISRVDLGGETAIYEVGSKDQAHHHHYFICRSCGKTETLEACSLAPTETLLKKRGYHGLTHRLEFSGLCPNC
- the pncA gene encoding bifunctional nicotinamidase/pyrazinamidase, with translation MKALILVDLQNDFLPGGALAVTAGDEVLPIANKMMNAGFQHVVATQDWHPANHGSFASNNPGAKVGSMGKLSGLDQVMWPNHCVQGTRGAEFASKLDARKITKIFQKGSDPTVDSYSGFFDNGKRNSTGLSPYLKSMGVKEVVVMGLATDYCVKFTALDAVTEGFKVTFLEDGSRAVNIHPEDEAKAIQEMKTAGITISSSEKYLAYTGGTK
- a CDS encoding bifunctional nicotinamide-nucleotide adenylyltransferase/Nudix hydroxylase, encoding MKKVGVFIGRFQPLHVGHLETIERALTEVDELVIIIGSARTARNLRNPFTADERREMIESALPEEKRSRVRFEFVRDYFYNTAAWVAEVRDKATSGMIFKISSVNPVQVTLYGISKDATSAYLSWFPDWSADRMRLADQSGTQGRGLFNATELRESFLRDVGALRTEQAKRQLPPVIAEWLKKFSELPVYGDLHSEQIAIDAHRKSWASAPFPPVFVTTDAVVIQAGHIVMIQRKKAPGRGQWAIPGGFLDPHESLEDCAIRELHEETQFDLSIEELRKALVTVRTFDHPLRSTRGRTITHAHLFRLPGDRVAKIQASDDAAAAKWVPLLDVGKMEEQCFEDHFHIIHAMMNAAPRN
- a CDS encoding trypsin-like peptidase domain-containing protein produces the protein MSKSLKGKFSSLLKGTSALGLLLTAIVSMPQNGFAASMHPLVIYGADNRLEVFEELDASRRDLARSVVAIMSVNSLRATGPTINQITGSKYGESNNLCKTEKFYDQLAPAYCSGFLVADNIIATAGHCVQDADFCKDARFVFDFSIDSKGRDPHTVKIDDTYGCKKVLHEEMDGNGADFALVELDRPVVGRTPVRFANAAPKVGDSVVVIGHPVGLPAKIAGGAKVRRNSTGFFVANLDTYGGNSGSAVFNVTTNEVAGVLVRGETDFIKRGSCNVSYQCKDELCRGEDVTNPDIVAAKLLDIQTTP
- a CDS encoding AMP-binding protein; translation: MAQTTASTDRAFWTARYPKGVGATVEATVNQYRSTLDVFEETVGRFPTKPAFTCMGKTLTFSELNRKAESFAAFLQNELKLKKGDRIAIQMPNILQYPIALFGAIKAGLVIVNTNPLYTEREMKHQFNDAGCTAVIILANFAHNLQKVLHETKIQHVIVTELGDLLGFPKSLVVNTVVKHVKKMVPDFSLPDAISFNDTLERGAKLTCSRVPMELDEVAFLQYTGGTTGVSKGAMLTHRNVVSNMEQIRYWMLPKLKEGEEVVVCALPLYHIFAFTVNALAIAKYGGHNILITNPRDIPAFVKELKKHPITVFTGVNTLYNALLNNAEFQKLDFSTYKLAVAGAMALQKAVAVRWKEVTGCTIVEGYGLTETSPVASCNPIDGTDRTGTIGLPLPSTLIKMIDDDGKDVAIGETGEICIKGPQVMKGYWQRPDETANVMTADGWFKSGDIGFMDADGFSKIVDRKKDMILVSGFNVYPNEVEDVVATHAGVLEVAAIGIADEKSGEVVKIFVVKKDPSLTAEQVIEHCRTGLAGYKVPKAVEFRTELPKTNVGKILRRALREPKA
- a CDS encoding DUF1275 domain-containing protein; translated protein: MFRHRASEEIDLKTLIDWFLLSFLAGNINTGGYLACQRFVSHVTGFATLAGVDAAVELWWEALGILTVPAFFLLGVLISAYYVDRRVHEGKKPRYALVMGFATLCLVLAGGGGVAGLWGDFGHELEITRDYAFLALLCMASGLQNAALSSSSGSTLRTTHLTGTTTDLGIGLMRWATLSEKDTRRGSEMKGNFLRIGLIFSFMVGSGIGAVLFIRYQYWGFSLPIAIAGYATYKANRRAAGDQLASNV
- a CDS encoding S8 family serine peptidase encodes the protein MKRHSRVSLLSSMLGFLLATLIASENAITDESKFTFRLRDRSHPQEFVSDRVLVKTRNRTFKTSSFESSGVSLKALAPDGGVQKLDSDGQTLAITIDTRSESVATAIEKLKSSSEFEWVQPDYIYKKSAVPNDENYGLLWGLKNSSQTISKQHALHSPYSTGNPGTSGRDMGLEAAWSKTTDCSGVVVAVVDTGINLQHGDLVENLWEDGSGNNGYDFINMDNDPTDDEGHGTHVAGTIGARGNNSIGTTGVCWRTKLMAVKVLDESGSGTTSGIILGVNYAVAQGADVINMSLGGGGSLDLAFRDSIEAASDAGVVIVVAAGNSNVNVANSPTYPCSFTSENLICVGAVDQRYNRASFSNYSSTFVHIAAPGTNIVSSAMGPIVEETVPLTSGNWSFDSTDFGHSSTPTVYLQSPANYDGLAATYGRNVRNHAYRSFDFTTTRKATAVISLLGTIHSSDAFYFVSAPRSGVNPSTAIDGDFMGVFSGTTTGTTGTVDITNCSLSPCSFGFELDSLDDGSQSAGIRITALTMVRYQAGTSGNDTLNGTSMAAPHVAGLVALIKAHNPEFSAAEVRAAVLNTGTKVPSLSGAVKTGSVANATNALKFIPKPSAPTVTVD
- a CDS encoding fibronectin type III domain-containing protein, producing MGDGQYKSFILIAMIFTATACEDKGKQATESDSSGLPARAVTVSWDASTASQVGETGGGYLVYIAKTSVAIASTTPVQVANPGNGTHVTSTVTQLAPGTYNIAVKAYSIESTSELSTIANFTVPQ
- a CDS encoding RNA-binding protein; the encoded protein is MGKKLYVGNLSYSTTDESLNGAFAAFGTVESARVIMDRETGRSKGFGFVEMASDDDAQKAVAGMDGQELDGRNLKVAEAKPMEQGRGGGGPRGPRGGGAARGGW